A region of Myxococcaceae bacterium DNA encodes the following proteins:
- the rapZ gene encoding RNase adapter RapZ yields the protein MIALSGLSGAGKSTAARALEDLGYFVVDNLPAELFLKLIELSQQGHPLRRLALVVDSRSGEGINQFVEDWKQVLAQGQPIQLWFLDASDATLIQRFQETRRPHPMDSNGRGLLASIQNERAWLSEIASLAEQTISTDGFNSHQLKTEISRLAGMEPENCLSVRLMSFGFKHGIPPELDLCFDVRFLKNPHFIDALRLKTGLQPEVSDFVFSDSKANPLIDRLIDLLDFLLPCYKAEKKSYLTVAIGCTGGKHRSVAFVEKLGKHLAQSGCKFQITHRDLEK from the coding sequence TTGATCGCGCTGTCCGGATTATCGGGGGCAGGTAAATCCACTGCCGCAAGAGCCTTGGAGGACCTTGGCTACTTTGTGGTGGATAATCTGCCTGCCGAGCTTTTTTTGAAACTCATCGAACTTTCTCAACAAGGACATCCCCTGCGCCGATTAGCTCTGGTCGTCGATTCACGCAGCGGAGAAGGAATCAATCAATTTGTTGAAGATTGGAAGCAGGTACTTGCCCAAGGGCAGCCCATCCAGCTGTGGTTCTTAGACGCCTCGGATGCCACTTTGATTCAACGTTTTCAGGAAACACGTCGCCCTCACCCAATGGATTCAAACGGTCGAGGTCTCTTAGCAAGCATTCAAAACGAGCGAGCCTGGTTATCCGAAATAGCGAGCCTGGCCGAGCAAACCATTTCAACGGATGGGTTCAACAGCCACCAATTAAAGACCGAGATCAGCCGATTAGCCGGAATGGAACCGGAGAACTGCCTGTCTGTGCGCCTGATGAGTTTTGGTTTTAAACATGGAATTCCTCCGGAGCTTGATTTATGTTTTGATGTCCGTTTCCTTAAAAATCCTCATTTTATCGATGCCCTAAGACTCAAAACGGGTCTTCAACCCGAAGTCTCCGATTTTGTGTTTTCAGATTCAAAAGCCAATCCCTTAATCGATCGCTTGATCGATTTGCTCGATTTTTTGCTTCCGTGTTACAAAGCTGAAAAAAAGTCTTATTTAACCGTTGCCATCGGATGTACGGGAGGGAAACATCGCTCGGTCGCTTTCGTAGAAAAACTCGGCAAACATCTTGCCCAATCCGGTTGCAAATTTCAAATCACCCACCGGGATCTGGAAAAGTGA
- the raiA gene encoding ribosome-associated translation inhibitor RaiA, whose product MQISVTFRHLEATEALRQHAVDKINNHLKKYTDDSAYSHVVLSADKHGQKAEIQISSHGMLIRGKGDSSDLYNSIDRAVEKLENQIRRYRDRLSHHKVKEGARKRVTFNTLAEIDAHSSNLPANIIESKEVEARPMMLDEACLQMDLLGSEILVFLNAKTEHLNILYRKKNQKFGLIEAV is encoded by the coding sequence ATGCAAATTTCAGTTACTTTTCGTCATTTGGAAGCCACCGAGGCTCTTAGGCAACATGCAGTCGATAAAATTAACAATCATTTAAAAAAATACACCGATGACAGCGCGTACTCACACGTAGTCTTGAGCGCCGATAAACATGGCCAGAAAGCGGAGATTCAGATCAGCTCCCATGGCATGCTCATACGCGGAAAAGGAGACTCCAGCGATCTCTACAACTCCATTGATCGGGCGGTTGAGAAGCTTGAGAATCAAATCCGAAGGTATCGAGATCGTCTTTCCCACCATAAAGTCAAAGAGGGTGCACGCAAACGGGTCACTTTCAACACCTTGGCGGAGATTGATGCGCATTCCAGCAATCTGCCAGCCAATATTATTGAGAGTAAAGAAGTCGAAGCCCGGCCGATGATGTTGGATGAAGCTTGCCTGCAAATGGATCTCCTAGGAAGCGAAATTTTGGTCTTTTTAAACGCCAAAACCGAGCATCTCAACATTCTTTACCGAAAAAAGAATCAAAAATTCGGATTGATCGAGGCGGTTTGA
- a CDS encoding S8 family serine peptidase, whose product MFNIIFLFVILAAPWAFSAEYRAGSILVKRKETGSVRAMSDIHIQAKTFRVRRFEHPRGLELVQVNLGQTMEKALAAYRNDPSIEYAEPNYIVHAVGTPNDPYFQHQWGLNNEGQTGGIYDTDINVVSAWDRFKGSASVVLGVIDTGVDYTHPDLKNNIWTNSLEIPGNGIDDDHNGYIDDVHGINALTGSGDPMDDNQHGTHVAGIMAAEGNNGIGISGVVQKAKIVSCKFLDAEGSGDTAGAITCMNYFAALAKRSRDPVRMCATNNSWGGGLESQAFVDAVRAHQKLGILFVVAASNESNDNDENPSFPSNISLSNVISVAAVDHKGRLASFSNYGKHSVMVAAPGVDILSTTPDSSYEYLSGTSMASPFVAGLAGFIKGAHPDMDWVSLKNLILAGGKPVLGAINTTATGRLIRAIGPHGTGSISCHDQVVQARLLPLGNAHTMVLGDSLKLSLLKIRCAESTQARLSMDLVNISGNLLNDLGKEKDDVAYDGVFNGAFTPKARGFYVLAFPNGDPVHVTVR is encoded by the coding sequence GTGTTTAATATTATTTTTTTATTTGTGATATTGGCAGCGCCATGGGCTTTTTCTGCAGAATACCGAGCGGGTAGCATTTTAGTGAAGCGTAAAGAAACGGGTTCTGTGAGAGCGATGAGCGATATCCATATACAAGCCAAAACGTTTCGCGTTCGTCGGTTTGAGCATCCCAGAGGACTGGAATTGGTTCAGGTCAATTTGGGCCAAACGATGGAAAAAGCTTTGGCAGCTTATCGAAACGATCCAAGCATTGAATACGCCGAGCCAAATTACATCGTTCATGCGGTTGGCACCCCCAATGATCCTTATTTTCAGCATCAATGGGGTTTGAACAACGAGGGTCAAACTGGCGGAATCTACGATACCGATATCAACGTGGTTTCGGCCTGGGATCGCTTTAAGGGTAGCGCATCTGTGGTTCTAGGGGTGATTGATACGGGAGTTGATTACACCCATCCGGACCTCAAAAACAATATCTGGACCAATTCACTCGAAATTCCCGGTAACGGGATCGATGATGACCATAATGGCTATATCGATGACGTTCACGGGATTAACGCTCTCACAGGGTCTGGGGACCCGATGGACGATAATCAGCATGGAACCCATGTCGCTGGAATTATGGCTGCAGAAGGCAATAATGGAATTGGGATCTCAGGCGTTGTGCAAAAAGCAAAAATAGTTTCTTGCAAATTTTTGGATGCGGAGGGTTCGGGAGATACTGCCGGGGCGATTACCTGTATGAACTATTTTGCTGCTTTGGCGAAGCGAAGCCGAGATCCGGTTCGGATGTGTGCAACCAATAATTCGTGGGGAGGGGGATTGGAATCGCAGGCTTTTGTGGACGCGGTTCGGGCTCACCAAAAATTAGGCATTTTGTTTGTTGTGGCTGCCAGCAATGAGAGCAATGATAATGATGAAAACCCCTCCTTTCCATCGAATATTAGTCTCAGCAATGTGATTTCTGTGGCTGCGGTCGATCACAAGGGTCGATTGGCTTCTTTCTCAAATTACGGAAAACACTCGGTGATGGTGGCGGCTCCCGGCGTCGATATTTTAAGCACCACCCCAGACTCGAGCTATGAATATTTGAGCGGAACTTCGATGGCGAGTCCTTTTGTGGCCGGTTTGGCTGGATTTATCAAAGGTGCGCATCCGGATATGGACTGGGTATCTCTCAAGAACCTGATTCTTGCAGGCGGTAAGCCCGTGCTTGGAGCCATCAATACCACCGCGACCGGCCGCTTAATACGAGCCATCGGTCCCCATGGAACCGGTTCGATATCGTGTCATGATCAGGTGGTTCAAGCAAGGCTTTTGCCGCTCGGCAATGCTCATACGATGGTCTTGGGCGATTCGCTGAAACTTTCGCTGCTGAAGATTCGTTGTGCAGAGTCTACACAAGCAAGATTGAGCATGGATTTAGTGAATATCAGCGGAAATCTTTTAAATGACTTGGGGAAAGAGAAGGACGATGTCGCTTACGATGGTGTGTTTAATGGAGCCTTTACTCCCAAGGCAAGAGGATTTTATGTCTTAGCTTTCCCGAACGGAGATCCTGTGCACGTTACCGTTCGGTGA
- a CDS encoding lysophospholipase translates to MKASDWIHSADGTKLFLRKALVKGPSQTVVLVHGFAEHSGRYEELIQRIHAIGFNVVAPDLRGHGRSHGDRGYIDSIQQYVEDLDAAIRYACDLNQDSKIGIVAHSMGALVAMLYAAQPGRPLTGLALSSPLIEIALKVPPWKRQASRLLSCVAPRFSLKSTLEAQYLTHDPAKIRAFQQDPLVFHHVTARWFEIMTHIRPKVFDLAPRIHTPILLQLSAKDHIVDFQTNQEWFTCLGSHNSILKIYEGLYHEIYNEIQREEPIQDLLRWLSQPSNPDF, encoded by the coding sequence ATGAAAGCTTCCGATTGGATTCATTCGGCTGATGGAACGAAGCTTTTCCTCCGCAAGGCGCTTGTGAAAGGCCCGTCTCAAACCGTTGTGCTGGTTCATGGTTTTGCCGAGCACTCGGGTCGTTATGAAGAATTGATTCAGCGTATCCATGCCATTGGCTTCAACGTTGTGGCACCGGATCTGCGAGGGCATGGCCGATCGCATGGAGATCGGGGTTATATTGATTCGATCCAGCAATACGTTGAAGACCTGGATGCGGCCATTCGATACGCGTGTGATCTCAATCAGGATTCGAAAATAGGGATAGTCGCCCACAGCATGGGCGCCCTCGTCGCCATGCTCTACGCCGCCCAGCCTGGCAGGCCATTAACCGGCCTGGCTCTGTCATCTCCTCTCATTGAAATCGCCCTAAAAGTTCCGCCTTGGAAACGTCAAGCCAGCCGCCTTCTTTCCTGTGTAGCCCCTCGATTTTCGCTGAAAAGTACTTTGGAGGCTCAGTACCTGACGCATGACCCAGCGAAGATACGAGCTTTCCAGCAAGATCCTCTGGTCTTTCATCACGTCACCGCTCGATGGTTTGAGATTATGACTCACATCCGCCCAAAAGTGTTTGATCTGGCTCCGCGAATTCACACCCCCATTTTACTTCAGCTCTCAGCCAAAGACCACATCGTTGATTTTCAGACGAATCAAGAGTGGTTCACTTGCCTTGGCAGTCACAATTCAATCCTGAAAATTTACGAAGGGCTCTACCATGAAATCTACAACGAAATCCAACGAGAAGAACCCATCCAAGATCTGCTCAGATGGCTCAGCCAGCCCTCCAATCCGGATTTCTAA
- a CDS encoding symmetrical bis(5'-nucleosyl)-tetraphosphatase, whose product MATYAIGDIQGCYQTFRALLKRVAFDPKHDRLWLAGDLINRGPRSLDVLRYVFDLQDRVTCVLGNHEIYLLALYHGVVQQEAPDLQPILDSKHGDELVGWLESQPLLHVHKSFALVHAGIFPLWSVRQAQKESLLIEHYLQNSQVGAFLAYAYSHQEERGRQTRTGYDRAAFALHAFVHMRTCQTISRIRYGYRGSPELAPQGYRPWYAIKNRPALSHTILFGHWSALGLRVHANCISLDSGCVWGNSLTAYRLEDGAIFIEPSVENR is encoded by the coding sequence ATGGCTACTTACGCAATCGGTGATATTCAAGGCTGTTATCAAACTTTTCGAGCACTGCTAAAGCGCGTTGCTTTTGATCCAAAACACGATCGCTTGTGGTTAGCGGGAGATTTGATCAACCGTGGTCCCAGGTCCTTAGACGTTTTGCGCTACGTTTTTGATCTGCAAGATCGCGTGACCTGTGTGCTGGGGAATCATGAAATCTATTTGCTCGCGCTGTACCATGGGGTGGTGCAGCAAGAAGCTCCTGATCTGCAACCCATTCTAGATTCCAAGCATGGGGACGAGTTGGTTGGCTGGCTTGAGTCTCAGCCCCTCCTGCATGTTCACAAGAGCTTTGCTTTGGTCCATGCGGGAATCTTTCCTTTGTGGAGTGTGCGCCAAGCGCAGAAAGAAAGCTTGCTCATTGAGCATTACTTGCAAAACAGCCAGGTGGGTGCCTTTCTAGCGTACGCTTACAGCCATCAAGAAGAGAGAGGGCGTCAGACTCGCACAGGCTATGATCGCGCAGCATTCGCTTTGCATGCCTTTGTTCATATGCGTACCTGCCAAACGATCAGTCGGATTCGCTACGGCTACAGGGGAAGTCCAGAGCTGGCTCCCCAAGGCTATCGACCTTGGTACGCCATCAAAAATCGACCCGCGTTGAGCCATACGATTTTATTTGGCCATTGGTCCGCACTGGGACTCCGGGTCCATGCCAACTGCATTTCGCTTGATTCGGGTTGCGTCTGGGGGAATTCTTTGACGGCCTATCGTTTGGAAGACGGCGCTATTTTTATTGAACCATCCGTAGAAAATCGATAG
- a CDS encoding insulinase family protein, producing the protein MAAKFEMVREFEGIQEYRMSNGLSVLLFPDSSQSTVTVNITYLVGSRHEGRGETGMAHLLEHMLFKGTPQFPDAKGVLQKHGGLFNATTWLDRTNYFETMPASDENLKFGLQFEADRMTHAWIRKQDLVSEMTVVRNEFEIGENDPIGVLHDQMLSAAYRWHNYGKSTIGNRSDIERVPVKNLKAFYKKYYQPDNAVLMIAGKFDAQKALGYVNEFFAKLPKPKRKLDLTYTEEPAQDGSRQVRLMRSGEVAAAGVVYHVPAAAHADFAAIRILVELYAQEPGGFLYEQLIKSGKASEMFGMVYPLAEPGVLMMMAKPVKAETVEVLLTDLIADLEQKQSQAITSEAVERAKTRMLKNYKMMASDSKKLALNLSESIAQGDYRLHFWARDQIKTVSLEDVQRVAKSYLIESNRTAGVFVPTSNAARAEISQVKDIAGMLSTYRGSEQTEQGDDFEATPENLEKHISRVELQNGIKAAFLPKKTRGHGVKANFILRYGTETSLTGQNEATALLPHWMMRGTQKKSFQQIQDEFDRLQSTARFNGTPGRTTVEISSDRDNIVSAIRLVAEILKSPALSVDEFEILRKKEMSELEEALADPKTLGFNELDREQNPWAQDSIHYVPTIPERISGLKALDPAQVQQLYHDQYGASHLELALVGSFEVEAVQHALNEEFGSWKAKQSFERIIKPYRPTSAGLKVIQTPDKQMALLAMGMNLPLQDNATNYPAMRIGAYVLGESMQSRIWNRLREQGGLSYGAGSWLEASKMTANASLGLYAMAATDNAEKALNALSEELNKWQSKGITEQELQESKESFCSMVQNMLANDAYVVASLSGNLELGRTFEFQADLLQRIQALTTQEVLAAIEQYTKTAPIAQVKAGDFKH; encoded by the coding sequence ATGGCAGCGAAATTTGAGATGGTTCGAGAGTTTGAAGGCATTCAGGAATATCGGATGTCGAATGGTTTATCGGTTCTACTGTTCCCCGATTCTTCCCAGTCGACGGTGACGGTTAATATCACGTATCTGGTGGGATCTCGACACGAAGGCCGTGGTGAAACAGGCATGGCGCATTTACTCGAGCACATGCTTTTCAAAGGAACGCCTCAATTTCCAGATGCTAAGGGCGTCTTGCAGAAACATGGAGGGCTCTTTAATGCCACCACCTGGCTTGATCGAACCAATTATTTTGAGACCATGCCTGCAAGCGATGAAAATCTGAAGTTCGGGCTGCAGTTCGAAGCGGATCGCATGACCCACGCCTGGATTCGAAAGCAGGATCTGGTTTCCGAGATGACTGTTGTTCGAAACGAATTTGAAATTGGCGAGAACGATCCGATTGGAGTGCTGCATGATCAAATGCTTTCAGCGGCTTATCGCTGGCATAACTACGGTAAAAGCACCATTGGAAATCGAAGCGATATTGAACGCGTTCCGGTTAAAAACTTAAAGGCGTTTTACAAAAAGTATTATCAACCGGACAATGCCGTATTGATGATTGCAGGAAAATTCGATGCTCAAAAGGCTTTAGGCTATGTCAACGAATTTTTTGCGAAGCTCCCCAAGCCCAAACGCAAACTCGACTTGACCTATACGGAAGAGCCTGCACAAGACGGCTCGAGGCAGGTTCGTTTGATGCGATCGGGTGAGGTGGCGGCGGCTGGCGTCGTGTATCACGTACCCGCGGCGGCCCATGCAGACTTTGCAGCGATTCGAATCTTAGTTGAGCTGTACGCGCAAGAGCCCGGTGGATTTTTGTATGAGCAATTGATCAAAAGCGGCAAAGCTTCTGAAATGTTTGGCATGGTTTACCCGTTGGCTGAGCCCGGAGTGCTTATGATGATGGCAAAACCGGTGAAAGCAGAAACCGTCGAGGTGCTTTTGACGGATTTAATTGCCGACTTGGAGCAAAAGCAATCACAGGCTATTACGAGCGAAGCGGTTGAGCGTGCCAAGACACGCATGCTCAAAAATTACAAAATGATGGCTTCGGACAGCAAAAAGCTGGCTTTAAACCTCAGCGAGTCCATTGCTCAAGGAGATTATCGTCTCCATTTTTGGGCACGAGACCAGATTAAAACCGTTTCTTTGGAAGATGTTCAGCGTGTTGCTAAGAGCTATTTGATTGAAAGCAATCGGACTGCAGGGGTCTTTGTGCCGACCTCCAACGCGGCACGAGCAGAAATTAGCCAGGTCAAGGACATTGCCGGTATGCTTTCAACGTATCGTGGCTCGGAGCAGACCGAGCAAGGCGATGATTTTGAAGCAACCCCTGAAAATCTGGAGAAGCATATTTCCCGAGTCGAGCTTCAAAATGGCATCAAAGCAGCCTTTCTTCCCAAAAAAACACGGGGCCATGGAGTGAAAGCGAATTTCATTTTGCGGTATGGAACCGAAACTAGTTTAACGGGTCAGAACGAAGCCACGGCTTTGTTGCCGCATTGGATGATGCGCGGGACGCAGAAGAAGAGCTTTCAGCAGATTCAGGATGAGTTCGATCGATTGCAATCCACGGCGCGCTTCAACGGTACACCGGGTCGGACCACCGTTGAGATCAGCAGTGACCGAGATAACATCGTTTCAGCGATACGGCTCGTGGCTGAGATTCTCAAATCTCCCGCTTTATCGGTGGATGAATTTGAGATTCTTCGCAAAAAAGAAATGAGTGAATTAGAAGAAGCACTCGCGGATCCCAAGACCCTCGGATTCAATGAGTTAGATCGAGAACAGAACCCCTGGGCTCAGGATAGCATCCATTACGTGCCCACCATTCCAGAACGAATTTCCGGGCTAAAAGCGTTGGATCCGGCGCAGGTTCAGCAGCTCTATCATGATCAGTATGGTGCGAGTCACTTAGAGCTGGCCTTGGTCGGTTCGTTTGAGGTGGAAGCGGTTCAGCATGCGCTGAACGAAGAGTTTGGGTCTTGGAAGGCAAAGCAATCTTTTGAGCGCATTATCAAGCCTTATCGGCCTACTTCCGCGGGTTTAAAAGTCATCCAAACACCCGATAAGCAAATGGCACTTTTAGCGATGGGCATGAACCTGCCCTTGCAAGATAATGCCACGAACTACCCCGCTATGCGAATCGGTGCTTACGTGTTGGGTGAAAGCATGCAGTCTCGGATTTGGAATCGATTGCGTGAACAAGGAGGGCTTTCTTACGGCGCGGGTTCTTGGCTGGAAGCCAGCAAAATGACGGCCAACGCTTCTCTGGGCCTGTATGCGATGGCAGCGACGGATAATGCAGAAAAGGCCCTCAACGCTTTGAGCGAAGAGTTGAACAAATGGCAGAGCAAGGGCATTACGGAGCAAGAGCTTCAAGAAAGCAAAGAGAGCTTTTGTTCCATGGTGCAGAATATGCTGGCGAACGATGCTTACGTGGTTGCAAGTTTGAGTGGGAACTTGGAATTAGGCCGGACCTTTGAATTTCAAGCGGATTTGCTTCAACGAATCCAAGCGCTGACAACGCAAGAAGTTCTGGCGGCCATTGAGCAGTACACGAAAACAGCTCCGATTGCTCAAGTCAAAGCGGGAGACTTTAAGCATTGA
- a CDS encoding CPBP family intramembrane metalloprotease produces the protein MRIQAAWAAFGLLLCLALLKPLSGDLAFLAAFAYQIYVPGWIRPMDSPLAFLNTVDLRSFKFVLWLAFITFSLYGGFYFLAQTGWASRAGYQTAFFPAKPNTAMLWSFCVQFLFVALAEEYFYRGFLQKIWGGLSGVLCVNAAFALGHFIGEYDPVRLLPFFPGLLFSWIYHRSGSLFAVTLFHALCNSYSEWLAASFHWSPK, from the coding sequence TTGAGAATCCAGGCGGCTTGGGCAGCGTTCGGGCTTTTGCTTTGCTTGGCGCTCTTAAAGCCGCTGAGTGGAGACCTCGCTTTTTTGGCTGCGTTTGCCTATCAGATCTATGTGCCAGGCTGGATACGTCCCATGGATAGTCCCTTGGCCTTTCTAAATACGGTCGATTTACGTTCTTTCAAGTTCGTTCTGTGGCTGGCCTTCATCACGTTTTCGCTCTACGGGGGATTTTATTTTTTAGCCCAGACTGGTTGGGCCAGTCGAGCGGGCTATCAAACGGCGTTTTTTCCAGCGAAGCCGAATACTGCCATGCTATGGAGTTTCTGCGTTCAATTTTTGTTTGTTGCGCTTGCGGAGGAATACTTCTATCGCGGATTTTTGCAGAAAATTTGGGGAGGTCTCTCAGGCGTTTTGTGCGTGAATGCCGCTTTTGCTTTGGGGCATTTTATAGGAGAATACGATCCCGTTAGGCTTCTCCCCTTTTTCCCAGGCCTTCTTTTCTCTTGGATTTACCATCGCTCAGGAAGCCTGTTCGCGGTTACTTTGTTTCATGCCCTTTGCAATAGTTATTCGGAATGGTTAGCAGCTTCGTTTCATTGGAGCCCAAAATGA
- the panB gene encoding 3-methyl-2-oxobutanoate hydroxymethyltransferase, which translates to MIRIQDLLKKKNASEPIVMLTVYDAAFARILDDSGVDILLVGDSLGMVVQGQETTLGVTVEHIVYHTQMVARAAHRAHLVSDMPFMSYQHDVKEALLNAAQLMVAGAHAVKLEGGLRIVPTVQALVESGIPVMGHLGLTPQSVHALSGYKMQGKTEQARKRLLQEALALQEAGAYACVLECIPSDLAGEISQALSIPSIGIGAGPLCDGQVLVLHDMLGLNPEAKPPFAKEYVQGKALVHQACEAYVNEVRQRVFPA; encoded by the coding sequence ATGATTCGCATTCAAGATTTGTTGAAGAAAAAAAATGCTTCTGAACCAATTGTCATGCTAACGGTCTATGATGCGGCCTTCGCTCGAATTCTGGATGATTCAGGGGTCGATATTTTGTTGGTGGGCGATAGTCTGGGCATGGTGGTTCAGGGGCAAGAGACGACTTTAGGGGTTACGGTCGAACACATCGTCTATCATACGCAGATGGTGGCACGTGCCGCTCATCGTGCGCATCTTGTTTCGGATATGCCATTCATGAGCTATCAACACGATGTGAAAGAGGCTCTTCTAAACGCTGCTCAGCTGATGGTTGCTGGGGCTCATGCTGTGAAGTTGGAAGGCGGTTTGCGAATTGTGCCTACGGTGCAAGCCTTGGTGGAGTCGGGCATTCCGGTCATGGGGCATCTGGGCCTCACTCCGCAGAGTGTTCATGCGTTATCGGGCTATAAGATGCAAGGCAAAACCGAGCAAGCTCGGAAGCGATTGCTTCAAGAGGCATTGGCCCTGCAAGAGGCAGGAGCTTATGCGTGTGTGTTGGAGTGTATTCCTTCGGATTTAGCGGGCGAGATAAGCCAAGCGTTGAGCATTCCAAGCATTGGAATTGGAGCGGGTCCACTCTGCGATGGACAAGTTTTGGTATTGCACGATATGCTCGGATTAAACCCAGAGGCAAAGCCTCCATTTGCTAAAGAATATGTGCAAGGGAAGGCCCTGGTGCACCAGGCTTGCGAGGCCTATGTGAACGAAGTCCGCCAGCGTGTCTTTCCTGCGTAG
- a CDS encoding DnaJ domain-containing protein, giving the protein MSVQFQDYYKVLGVSRKATADEIQKAYRRLARQYHPDMNPEKSAEEKFKKVSEAYEVLKDPESRRKYDTLGSNWKAGDHFRTSPGFQDVHFDFSHAGTGSGFSSFFDTIFGHASEPNRDSETTLALSPWEAALGTQVTLKTLSGTVKLKIPAGSQSGTRMRLKGKGMLTRNGASDLYVTLEIKIPTSLSAREKELFETLQKESRFQARSR; this is encoded by the coding sequence ATGTCGGTTCAGTTTCAAGATTACTATAAAGTGCTGGGTGTCAGTCGAAAGGCTACAGCGGATGAGATTCAAAAGGCTTATCGCCGATTAGCCCGTCAGTATCACCCAGACATGAATCCAGAAAAAAGCGCAGAAGAAAAATTTAAGAAAGTTTCGGAAGCTTATGAAGTTTTGAAGGACCCCGAATCCAGAAGAAAATACGATACGCTCGGTTCCAACTGGAAAGCCGGCGATCATTTCCGAACATCGCCAGGCTTCCAAGACGTGCACTTTGATTTTAGCCATGCTGGAACGGGTAGCGGGTTCAGCAGTTTTTTCGATACGATTTTTGGCCATGCTTCGGAGCCGAATCGCGACTCTGAAACCACTCTCGCACTGAGTCCTTGGGAAGCGGCTTTGGGTACACAGGTCACACTCAAGACCTTATCTGGGACTGTTAAGCTCAAAATTCCTGCGGGCTCTCAAAGTGGGACACGCATGCGTTTGAAAGGCAAAGGAATGTTGACTCGCAACGGTGCAAGTGACCTCTACGTCACTTTGGAGATTAAGATTCCGACGTCTTTAAGTGCACGGGAGAAAGAGTTGTTTGAGACACTTCAAAAGGAGTCTCGTTTTCAGGCACGAAGCCGGTGA
- a CDS encoding acyl-CoA thioesterase, producing the protein MTLRTVENTYVEMTQVVLPVFTNAIGTVFGGQIVSWIDICGAVSAGRHARAPVVTASIDSVHFIAPVKQGQIVILKSQVNAVFKTSLEVGVVVLAENPLTGERYKACRAYCTFVALAENGKPMRLPLIEIKSEKDKIRAMEALTRRQMRLSARKDFKPAHESR; encoded by the coding sequence ATGACCCTTCGTACCGTTGAAAATACCTATGTCGAGATGACTCAAGTGGTTTTACCGGTGTTTACAAACGCAATCGGGACTGTATTTGGTGGCCAAATTGTCAGCTGGATCGATATTTGTGGAGCGGTATCGGCTGGGAGGCATGCACGGGCGCCCGTCGTGACAGCTTCGATCGATAGCGTTCACTTCATCGCTCCTGTGAAGCAAGGGCAAATTGTGATTTTAAAGTCGCAGGTGAATGCGGTTTTTAAAACCAGCCTGGAAGTGGGTGTGGTTGTGCTGGCAGAGAATCCTTTAACGGGAGAACGTTACAAAGCTTGTCGTGCTTACTGTACCTTCGTGGCACTGGCTGAGAATGGCAAGCCTATGAGATTACCGCTGATTGAGATCAAATCCGAAAAAGACAAAATCCGTGCGATGGAGGCTCTTACGAGGCGTCAAATGCGTTTAAGCGCTCGCAAAGATTTTAAACCTGCTCACGAATCAAGATGA